The following are encoded in a window of Kitasatospora sp. NBC_01250 genomic DNA:
- a CDS encoding redox-sensing transcriptional repressor Rex has translation MRRTPVGRQTRARGIPEATVARLPLYLRALTALSERSVPTVSSEELAAAAGVNSAKLRKDFSYLGSYGTRGVGYDVEYLVYQISRELGLTQDWPVVIVGIGNLGHALANYGGFASRGFRVAALLDADPAVVGGSAAGLPVRHMDELESIVESQQVSIGVITTPPGAAQQVCDRLVEAGVTSILNFAPTVLTVPDGVDVRKVDLSIELQILAFHEQRKAGEEPEAEEEPAPSRTPGPVRAAAAKLRRAAGGGKDAPRDGKAEPRGESERSAVMPA, from the coding sequence ATGCGCCGCACCCCTGTGGGACGTCAGACGCGTGCCCGCGGCATCCCGGAAGCCACCGTGGCCCGGCTGCCGCTCTACCTGCGCGCACTGACCGCGCTCTCCGAGCGCTCGGTCCCCACCGTCTCATCGGAGGAGCTGGCGGCTGCGGCCGGGGTCAACTCCGCGAAGCTGCGCAAGGACTTCTCCTACCTCGGCTCCTACGGGACCCGCGGGGTGGGCTACGACGTCGAGTACCTCGTCTACCAGATCTCGCGCGAGCTGGGCCTCACCCAGGACTGGCCGGTCGTGATCGTCGGGATCGGGAACCTGGGCCACGCGCTCGCCAACTACGGGGGCTTCGCCTCCCGCGGCTTCCGGGTGGCGGCCCTGCTGGACGCCGACCCGGCCGTGGTCGGCGGCAGCGCGGCGGGCCTTCCGGTGCGGCACATGGACGAACTGGAGTCCATCGTGGAGAGCCAGCAGGTCTCCATCGGTGTGATCACCACTCCGCCGGGCGCCGCCCAGCAGGTCTGCGACCGGCTGGTGGAGGCCGGGGTGACCAGCATCCTGAACTTCGCGCCGACCGTGCTGACCGTGCCGGACGGCGTGGACGTGCGCAAGGTCGACCTCTCCATCGAGCTGCAGATCCTGGCCTTCCACGAGCAGCGCAAGGCGGGCGAGGAGCCGGAGGCCGAGGAGGAGCCGGCCCCCAGCCGCACCCCCGGCCCGGTGCGCGCCGCGGCGGCCAAGCTGCGCCGCGCGGCCGGCGGCGGCAAGGACGCCCCCCGGGACGGCAAGGCGGAGCCGCGTGGCGAGAGCGAGCGGTCCGCGGTGATGCCGGCATGA
- a CDS encoding glutaredoxin family protein, with product MTPLLRRERRSDPADRTVTLIGKPDCHLCEQAREVIVRVTAELGAGFEERDITQDAELYRTYWEQIPVTLIDDRQHDFWRVDEARLRAALTR from the coding sequence GTGACCCCTCTGCTGCGCCGTGAGCGGCGTTCCGACCCCGCCGACCGCACCGTGACCCTGATCGGCAAGCCCGACTGCCACCTGTGCGAGCAGGCCAGGGAGGTGATCGTGCGGGTCACCGCCGAGCTGGGCGCCGGCTTCGAGGAGCGGGACATCACCCAGGACGCGGAGCTCTACCGCACGTACTGGGAGCAGATCCCGGTGACGCTGATCGACGACCGTCAGCACGATTTCTGGCGGGTCGACGAGGCCCGGCTGCGCGCCGCGCTCACCCGTTAG
- a CDS encoding glutamyl-tRNA reductase, with product MSLLVVGLSHRTAPVTVLERAALTGEVPTRLLHDAAATATVSEAALLNTCNRIELYADVDKFHAGVAELSLLLAEHSGVDLEELTAHLYVHYEDRAVHHLFSVACGLDSMVVGEGQILGQLRDALARAQEEHTAGRLLNELFQQALRVGKRAHSETGIDKAGQSLVTFGLEQITSGAGEIAGKRALVVGAGSMSSLAAATLARAGVGDLLIANRTPERAERLAATLGARTVEFAKVPQALADVDVVISCTGSAGAVIQAADVAAAVAARAGRTPLAFLDLAMPRDVDHAVHELPGALLVDLESLSQVDAALPGTGDVDAVTTIVADEVAAFGAAQRAARIAPTVVALRAMASEVVGAELARLEARLPDLDDRSRAEMAQTVRRVVDKLLHAPTVRVKQLAAEPGGASYADALRELFDLDPGAVHAVSGTPVGPQAQPTSGSLAGGAAR from the coding sequence GTGAGTTTGCTCGTCGTCGGCCTGAGCCACCGCACCGCACCCGTCACCGTCCTGGAGCGCGCCGCGCTGACCGGGGAGGTCCCCACCCGGCTGCTGCACGACGCGGCCGCCACGGCCACCGTCTCCGAGGCGGCCCTGCTCAACACCTGCAACCGGATCGAGCTCTACGCGGACGTGGACAAGTTCCACGCCGGCGTCGCCGAGCTGTCGCTGCTGCTCGCCGAGCACAGCGGGGTCGACCTGGAGGAGCTGACCGCGCACCTCTACGTCCACTACGAGGACCGCGCCGTGCACCACCTCTTCTCGGTGGCCTGCGGGCTGGACTCGATGGTGGTCGGCGAGGGCCAGATCCTCGGTCAGCTGCGCGACGCGCTGGCCCGCGCGCAGGAGGAGCACACCGCCGGACGCCTGCTCAACGAGCTGTTCCAGCAGGCCCTGCGGGTCGGCAAGCGCGCGCACAGCGAGACCGGCATCGACAAGGCCGGCCAGTCGCTGGTCACCTTCGGGCTGGAGCAGATCACCTCGGGGGCCGGCGAGATCGCCGGCAAGCGGGCGCTGGTGGTCGGCGCGGGCTCGATGAGCTCGCTGGCCGCCGCCACCCTCGCCCGGGCCGGGGTCGGCGACCTGTTGATCGCCAACCGCACCCCCGAGCGGGCCGAGCGGCTGGCCGCCACGCTGGGCGCCCGGACGGTCGAGTTCGCCAAGGTGCCGCAGGCGCTGGCCGACGTCGACGTGGTGATCTCCTGCACCGGCTCGGCCGGCGCGGTGATCCAGGCCGCCGACGTCGCCGCGGCGGTGGCCGCCCGGGCCGGGCGGACGCCGCTGGCCTTCCTGGACCTGGCGATGCCGCGCGACGTGGACCACGCGGTGCACGAGCTGCCCGGCGCGCTGCTGGTCGACCTGGAGTCGCTCTCCCAGGTCGACGCGGCGCTGCCCGGCACCGGTGACGTGGACGCGGTCACCACCATCGTCGCCGACGAGGTGGCCGCCTTCGGCGCCGCCCAGCGCGCCGCGCGGATCGCCCCCACCGTGGTGGCGCTGCGCGCGATGGCCTCCGAGGTGGTCGGCGCCGAGCTGGCCCGCCTCGAGGCCCGGCTGCCCGACCTGGACGACCGCTCGCGCGCCGAGATGGCGCAGACCGTCCGCCGGGTGGTCGACAAGCTGCTGCACGCACCGACGGTGCGGGTCAAGCAGCTGGCCGCCGAGCCCGGCGGCGCCTCCTACGCGGACGCGCTGCGCGAGCTGTTCGACCTCGACCCGGGTGCCGTGCACGCCGTGTCGGGGACGCCGGTGGGGCCGCAGGCGCAGCCCACCAGCGGTAGTCTCGCGGGCGGAGCGGCCCGATGA
- a CDS encoding rodlet layer protein gives MLKKVLATAGLATAAIAMSAAPSMAIGDADGSAASVQGNGGTNHTGTHGDHSPNYHTLDNTNVCLPEVHHVQVGLVPVQVDVPVLNQQQHQICNVGQTTQANGDGALSHLIG, from the coding sequence ATGCTGAAGAAGGTCCTCGCCACCGCCGGTCTGGCCACCGCCGCCATCGCGATGTCCGCCGCCCCCTCGATGGCGATCGGCGACGCCGACGGCTCGGCCGCCTCGGTGCAGGGCAACGGTGGCACCAACCACACCGGCACCCACGGCGACCACAGCCCGAACTACCACACCCTGGACAACACCAACGTCTGCCTGCCCGAGGTGCACCACGTCCAGGTCGGCCTCGTGCCGGTCCAGGTCGACGTGCCGGTCCTCAACCAGCAGCAGCACCAGATCTGCAACGTGGGCCAGACCACCCAGGCCAACGGCGACGGCGCGCTGTCGCACCTGATCGGCTGA
- a CDS encoding ECF subfamily RNA polymerase sigma factor, BldN family, with product MLRTLLRSQLLPSLPELVPAGGTWQPAGGPSPFGAFGPAAAGTALRSAATGSAGTRTRGAGARSRTGTVPHQGTETEHNPIMELVERAQAGESEAFGRLYDHYSDTVYRYIYYRVGSRATAEDLTSETFLRALRRIGTFTWQGRDFGAWLVTIARNLVADHFKSSRFRLEVTTGEMLDSNECERSPEDSVLESLSNAALLDAVRRLNPQQQECVTLRFLQGLSVAETARIMGKNEGAIKTLQYRAVRTLARLLPPDAR from the coding sequence CTGCTGCGCACCCTGCTGCGCAGTCAGCTGCTGCCGTCCCTGCCCGAGCTGGTCCCGGCCGGCGGCACCTGGCAACCGGCCGGCGGGCCAAGCCCGTTCGGGGCCTTCGGCCCGGCCGCGGCGGGAACCGCCTTGCGCTCGGCGGCCACCGGCTCGGCCGGCACCCGCACCCGGGGTGCCGGTGCCCGTAGCCGCACCGGCACCGTGCCGCACCAGGGCACCGAGACCGAGCACAACCCGATCATGGAACTGGTCGAGCGCGCCCAGGCGGGCGAGAGCGAGGCGTTCGGGCGCCTGTACGACCACTACAGCGACACGGTCTACCGCTACATCTACTACCGGGTCGGCAGCCGGGCCACGGCCGAGGACCTGACCAGCGAGACCTTCCTGCGCGCGCTGCGCCGGATCGGCACCTTCACCTGGCAGGGCCGGGACTTCGGCGCCTGGCTGGTGACCATCGCGCGCAACCTGGTCGCCGACCACTTCAAGTCCAGCCGGTTCCGGCTGGAGGTGACCACCGGCGAGATGCTCGACTCCAACGAGTGCGAGCGCAGCCCCGAGGACTCGGTGCTGGAGTCGCTCTCCAACGCCGCCCTGCTGGACGCCGTGCGCCGACTCAACCCCCAGCAGCAGGAGTGCGTCACCCTCCGCTTCCTGCAGGGCCTCTCGGTCGCCGAGACGGCCCGGATCATGGGCAAGAACGAGGGGGCCATCAAGACCCTGCAGTACCGCGCGGTCCGCACGCTGGCCAGGCTGCTGCCGCCGGACGCCCGCTGA
- a CDS encoding bifunctional uroporphyrinogen-III C-methyltransferase/uroporphyrinogen-III synthase has translation MSPTTTAADRSGRCTFLGAGPGDPGLLTLRAVEVLASADLLIADPLTAGAVRSHCPEGVQVFAPGAPVGEAAPLDIGGDDAGALARLIADAVQAGKHVVRTVDGDPGLDGRAAEEMLLCAKAGTSFEVIPGVAQSVGVPAYAGVPLRGSNGADVRFVDGTALLAGALVDLGAPETTLVVRTTLGQLPATASALVTHGRKPDAALCATLSGTTTRQRTFTSTLAAIGADLKAARVLPSPVSAPVDPATSVIAVVGDQVAYRDSHSWFETKPLFGWNVLVPRTKEQATGLSEQLRSYGAVPQEVPTIAVEPPRTPQQMERAIKGLVTGRYEWIAFTSVNAVRAVREKFEEYGLDARAFAGIKVAAVGETTAKALVDFGVKPDLVPSGEQSAAGLLEDWPPYDPVFDPIDRVLLPRADIATETLVAGLVELGWEVDDVTAYRTVRASPPPAETREAIKGGGFDAVLFTSSSTVRNLVGIAGKPHNVTIIACIGPATAKTAEEHGLRVDVMAPAPSAAALAEALAEFGAGRRDAATSAGEPVYRPSERRPGSRRKAR, from the coding sequence ATGAGCCCCACCACCACCGCCGCCGACCGGTCCGGACGCTGCACCTTCCTGGGTGCCGGCCCCGGCGACCCGGGACTGCTGACGCTCCGTGCGGTCGAGGTGCTGGCCTCGGCCGACCTGCTGATCGCCGACCCGCTCACCGCCGGAGCGGTGCGCAGCCACTGCCCCGAGGGCGTCCAGGTGTTCGCACCCGGCGCGCCGGTGGGCGAGGCGGCACCGCTCGACATCGGCGGCGACGACGCGGGCGCGCTCGCCCGGCTGATCGCCGACGCGGTGCAGGCGGGCAAGCACGTGGTCCGCACCGTCGACGGCGACCCGGGCCTGGACGGCCGGGCGGCCGAGGAGATGCTGCTCTGCGCCAAGGCCGGCACCTCCTTCGAGGTGATCCCGGGCGTGGCGCAGTCCGTCGGCGTCCCCGCCTACGCGGGCGTGCCGCTGCGCGGCAGCAACGGCGCCGACGTGCGCTTCGTGGACGGCACGGCGCTGCTGGCCGGCGCCCTGGTCGACCTCGGCGCGCCGGAGACCACCCTGGTGGTGCGCACCACGCTCGGCCAGCTGCCCGCCACCGCGAGCGCGCTGGTCACCCACGGCCGCAAGCCGGACGCCGCGCTGTGCGCCACCCTCTCGGGCACCACCACCCGCCAGCGCACCTTCACCTCCACGCTGGCCGCCATCGGGGCCGACCTGAAGGCGGCCCGGGTGCTGCCCTCGCCGGTCTCCGCACCGGTGGACCCGGCCACCTCGGTGATAGCCGTGGTGGGTGACCAGGTCGCCTACCGCGACTCGCACTCCTGGTTCGAGACCAAGCCGCTGTTCGGCTGGAACGTCCTGGTGCCGCGCACCAAGGAGCAGGCCACCGGCCTGTCCGAGCAGCTGCGCTCCTACGGCGCGGTGCCGCAGGAGGTGCCGACCATCGCGGTCGAGCCGCCGCGCACCCCGCAGCAGATGGAGCGGGCGATCAAGGGCCTGGTCACCGGGCGCTACGAGTGGATCGCCTTCACCTCGGTCAACGCGGTCCGCGCGGTGCGCGAGAAGTTCGAGGAGTACGGTCTGGACGCCCGCGCGTTCGCCGGCATCAAGGTCGCCGCGGTCGGCGAGACCACCGCCAAGGCGCTGGTCGACTTCGGCGTGAAGCCCGACCTGGTGCCCAGCGGCGAGCAGTCCGCGGCCGGCCTGCTGGAGGACTGGCCGCCCTACGACCCGGTCTTCGACCCGATCGACCGGGTGCTGCTGCCGCGCGCCGACATCGCCACCGAGACCCTGGTGGCGGGCCTGGTCGAACTCGGCTGGGAGGTGGACGACGTGACCGCCTACCGGACCGTGCGCGCCTCGCCGCCGCCGGCCGAGACCCGCGAGGCGATCAAGGGCGGCGGCTTCGACGCGGTGCTCTTCACCTCGTCCTCGACCGTGCGCAACCTGGTCGGCATCGCCGGCAAGCCGCACAACGTCACCATCATCGCCTGCATCGGTCCGGCCACCGCCAAGACCGCCGAGGAGCACGGCCTGCGGGTCGACGTGATGGCCCCCGCGCCGTCCGCCGCCGCGCTGGCCGAGGCGCTCGCGGAGTTCGGCGCCGGCCGCCGCGACGCCGCCACCTCGGCGGGCGAACCGGTCTACCGGCCCAGTGAGCGGCGCCCCGGCTCCCGTCGCAAGGCGCGCTGA
- a CDS encoding HAD family hydrolase has protein sequence MAALRRLTQARRSSSERAALAGEAAAQAAERALREGAAAEGTGTPAEQPPAEPQSATPPVDHPQGAAFFDCDNTILQGAAVFYLGVGLYRRHFFSRRDVAKFAWQQAWFRLFGAEDPGHIADAQHTALSLVAGKRTADLEAICEEIFEDIVAAKVWPGTRALVQMHLDAGQRVWLVTAAPQEVARIIARRLGMTGALGTVAEEVGGHYTGRLVGEMLHGPAKAAAVRALARREQLDLGHCAAYSDSANDIPMLSLVGHPFVVNPDARLRKHARAHGWRVRDFRTGRKAARIGVPAAVGLGAVAGATVATVALRRKRD, from the coding sequence ATGGCCGCGCTGCGAAGGCTCACCCAGGCAAGACGATCCTCCTCCGAGCGGGCCGCCCTGGCAGGCGAGGCCGCCGCACAGGCGGCCGAGCGGGCACTGCGCGAGGGGGCGGCGGCGGAGGGCACCGGCACACCCGCGGAACAGCCGCCCGCCGAGCCGCAGTCGGCCACGCCCCCGGTCGACCACCCGCAGGGCGCCGCCTTCTTCGACTGCGACAACACGATCCTCCAGGGCGCCGCGGTCTTCTACCTCGGCGTCGGGCTCTACCGCCGCCACTTCTTCTCCCGCCGCGACGTGGCCAAGTTCGCCTGGCAGCAGGCCTGGTTCCGGCTGTTCGGCGCCGAGGACCCCGGGCACATCGCCGACGCGCAGCACACCGCGCTGTCGCTGGTGGCCGGCAAGCGCACCGCCGACCTGGAGGCGATCTGCGAGGAGATCTTCGAGGACATCGTCGCGGCCAAGGTCTGGCCGGGCACCCGGGCCCTGGTGCAGATGCACCTGGACGCCGGGCAGCGGGTCTGGCTGGTGACCGCCGCCCCGCAGGAGGTGGCCCGGATCATCGCCCGCCGGCTCGGCATGACCGGCGCGCTGGGCACGGTGGCCGAGGAGGTCGGCGGCCACTACACCGGCCGGCTGGTCGGCGAGATGCTGCACGGCCCGGCCAAGGCCGCCGCGGTGCGCGCGCTGGCCCGGCGCGAGCAGCTCGACCTGGGCCACTGCGCCGCGTACAGCGACTCGGCCAACGACATCCCGATGCTCTCGCTGGTCGGGCACCCCTTCGTGGTCAACCCCGATGCGCGGCTGCGCAAGCACGCGCGGGCGCACGGCTGGCGGGTGCGCGACTTCCGCACCGGTCGCAAGGCGGCCCGGATCGGCGTGCCCGCCGCGGTGGGGCTCGGCGCGGTGGCGGGGGCGACGGTGGCGACCGTCGCGCTGCGCCGCAAGCGCGACTGA
- the hemB gene encoding porphobilinogen synthase, which produces MVSFPAARPRRLRTTVAVRRLVAETRLHPAEFILPVFVREGISEPVPVASMPGVVQHTRDTLRKAAVEAAEAGIGGIMLFGVPQTKDAVGSAGTDPEGILQLAIRDVVAEVGDQLVVMSDLCLDEFTDHGHCGVLAADGSVDNDATLERYAEMAVVQAEAGVHMVGPSGMMDGQVGVVRRALDAAGHQDVAVLAYTAKYASALYGPFREAVASSLKGDRRTYQQDLANSREALRELELDLAEGADLVMVKPAMPCLDILRQVADRSPVPVAAYQISGEYSMVEAAAANGWIERERTILETLTSIRRAGAEQILTYWAVEAARLLGR; this is translated from the coding sequence ATCGTGTCTTTCCCCGCCGCCCGTCCCCGCCGGCTGCGCACCACTGTGGCGGTGCGCCGGCTGGTCGCGGAGACCCGGCTGCACCCGGCCGAGTTCATCCTGCCGGTCTTCGTGCGGGAGGGCATCAGCGAGCCGGTGCCGGTCGCCTCGATGCCGGGCGTCGTGCAGCACACCCGCGATACGCTGCGCAAGGCGGCGGTGGAGGCGGCGGAGGCCGGCATCGGCGGCATCATGCTCTTCGGCGTGCCGCAGACGAAGGACGCCGTCGGCTCGGCCGGCACCGATCCCGAGGGCATCCTGCAGCTGGCGATCCGCGACGTGGTCGCCGAGGTCGGCGACCAGCTGGTGGTGATGTCGGACCTGTGCCTGGACGAGTTCACCGACCACGGCCACTGCGGGGTGCTCGCGGCGGACGGCAGCGTGGACAACGACGCGACGCTGGAGCGCTACGCCGAGATGGCCGTGGTGCAGGCCGAGGCCGGGGTCCACATGGTCGGGCCCTCCGGGATGATGGACGGCCAGGTCGGGGTGGTCCGCCGGGCGCTGGACGCCGCCGGGCACCAGGACGTCGCCGTGCTCGCCTACACCGCGAAGTACGCCTCCGCCCTCTACGGCCCCTTCCGCGAGGCGGTCGCCTCCTCGCTCAAGGGTGACCGCAGGACCTACCAGCAGGACCTGGCCAATTCCCGCGAGGCGCTGCGCGAGCTGGAGCTGGACCTGGCCGAGGGCGCGGACCTGGTGATGGTCAAGCCGGCCATGCCCTGCCTGGACATCCTGCGCCAGGTCGCCGACCGCTCGCCGGTGCCGGTGGCGGCGTACCAGATCTCCGGCGAGTACTCGATGGTGGAGGCCGCCGCGGCGAACGGCTGGATCGAGCGCGAGCGGACCATCCTGGAGACGCTCACCTCGATCCGCCGGGCCGGGGCCGAGCAGATCCTCACCTACTGGGCCGTCGAGGCCGCGCGGCTGCTCGGGCGCTGA
- a CDS encoding DUF5667 domain-containing protein produces MTANVLEHRRAKAFAEALEAHRTGQPAASAALGQLLGTTEALAQLAAPAMDAGVKSEQRAQLMAAFEQHAAGGLPTVPRQRRHRSERGLQRRRWGRRFAITGLVAGVTVGSFAGVAAASSGALPGDPLYGMKRGLEGLRLDLAGSDAERGALLLDQASTRLAEARSLVGRQATGGALSQTTVAQLASALKDMHAEAAKGRDLLRSVYRANGSLDPMRKLASFTEAQDNHWSALQQRLPQQLTPVAGQVDQLFDNLNEDVAPLHLEPAQSAPASGQTPATGPVGGAAQAPSPAGAASGGGHPSTGSAPQSPAGGQTGGGQPTTGGGTAQSPGGGQARQGGALGGGNPVGGLVNGLTGSLTGSGAGAAPATPASPGAAPSTPTPGTTPAPAAPTAAVPGQGGSTPATGQGLNLPPLVPGLLPGLGLDGS; encoded by the coding sequence GTGACGGCAAACGTGCTGGAGCACCGGCGGGCGAAGGCCTTCGCCGAGGCGCTGGAGGCCCACCGGACGGGACAGCCCGCAGCGAGTGCGGCCCTGGGGCAACTCCTCGGAACGACCGAGGCGTTGGCACAGCTGGCCGCCCCCGCCATGGACGCCGGGGTGAAGAGCGAGCAACGGGCGCAGCTGATGGCTGCGTTCGAGCAGCATGCGGCCGGTGGCCTGCCCACCGTGCCGCGCCAGCGCCGCCACCGCTCCGAACGCGGCCTGCAACGGCGGCGCTGGGGACGGCGGTTCGCGATCACCGGGCTGGTGGCCGGGGTCACCGTGGGGAGCTTCGCCGGGGTGGCCGCGGCCAGTTCCGGCGCGCTGCCCGGTGACCCGCTCTACGGGATGAAGCGCGGCCTGGAGGGCCTGCGGCTCGACCTGGCCGGTTCGGACGCCGAGCGCGGCGCGCTGCTGCTCGACCAGGCCTCCACCCGGCTCGCGGAGGCCCGCTCGCTGGTCGGCCGGCAGGCCACCGGCGGCGCGCTCAGCCAGACCACAGTGGCCCAACTCGCCTCGGCCCTCAAGGACATGCACGCCGAGGCGGCCAAGGGGAGGGACCTGCTGCGGTCGGTCTACCGGGCCAACGGCTCGCTCGACCCGATGCGCAAGCTGGCCAGCTTCACCGAGGCCCAGGACAACCACTGGAGCGCCCTGCAGCAGCGGCTGCCCCAGCAGTTGACCCCGGTGGCGGGCCAGGTCGACCAGCTCTTCGACAACCTCAACGAGGACGTCGCGCCGCTGCACCTGGAGCCGGCGCAGAGCGCTCCGGCCTCCGGGCAGACCCCGGCGACCGGTCCCGTCGGCGGCGCGGCGCAGGCCCCCTCGCCCGCGGGCGCCGCGAGCGGCGGCGGGCACCCCTCGACGGGCAGCGCCCCGCAGAGCCCGGCCGGTGGCCAGACCGGCGGCGGGCAGCCCACGACGGGCGGCGGCACGGCGCAGAGCCCCGGCGGCGGCCAGGCCCGCCAGGGCGGCGCGCTCGGCGGCGGCAACCCGGTGGGCGGGCTGGTCAACGGCCTGACCGGCAGTCTGACCGGCAGCGGTGCCGGTGCGGCCCCGGCCACGCCCGCCTCCCCGGGCGCCGCGCCGAGCACCCCGACGCCGGGCACCACGCCCGCGCCGGCCGCTCCGACGGCGGCCGTGCCCGGCCAGGGCGGCAGCACGCCGGCCACCGGGCAGGGGCTCAACCTGCCGCCGCTGGTCCCGGGCCTGCTGCCGGGGCTGGGGCTGGACGGGAGCTGA
- the hemC gene encoding hydroxymethylbilane synthase, producing the protein MNGQLSTQQGQLDAEIPLRLGTRRSALAMAQSGMVAREVSRLTGREVELVEITTYGDTSREQLAQIGGTGVFVSALRDALLAGRIDFAVHSLKDLPTAAPEGLVLAAVPEREDVRDALVAREGLSLEALIEKCAGRAARIGTGSPRRMAQLNAWAAAQGVAVETVPIRGNVDTRINFVHSGELDAVVLATAGLNRLGRSAEISEHLAPELMLPAPGQGALAIECRADDPELAAALGALDHAPTRAAVVAERALLAALEAGCSAPVAALAQLSEENELRLEGVVGSVDGATLLTMSTTGPLATDETAERQARALGHALAARLLDGGAAGLMGERVR; encoded by the coding sequence ATGAATGGTCAACTGAGCACGCAGCAGGGCCAGTTGGACGCCGAAATACCGCTGCGGCTCGGCACCCGGCGCAGCGCGCTGGCGATGGCGCAGTCCGGGATGGTCGCCCGCGAGGTCAGCCGGCTGACCGGCCGCGAGGTCGAGCTGGTGGAGATCACCACCTACGGCGACACCTCGCGCGAGCAGCTGGCCCAGATCGGCGGCACCGGGGTCTTCGTCTCCGCGCTGCGCGACGCGCTGCTCGCCGGCCGGATCGACTTCGCCGTCCACTCGCTCAAGGACCTGCCGACCGCCGCCCCCGAGGGCCTGGTGCTCGCCGCCGTCCCCGAGCGCGAGGACGTCCGGGACGCCCTGGTCGCCCGCGAGGGACTGAGCCTTGAGGCGCTGATCGAGAAGTGCGCCGGGCGCGCTGCCCGGATCGGCACCGGATCCCCGCGCCGGATGGCCCAGTTGAACGCCTGGGCCGCGGCCCAGGGCGTCGCCGTCGAGACGGTGCCGATCCGCGGCAACGTCGACACCCGGATCAACTTCGTGCACAGCGGCGAGCTGGACGCGGTGGTGCTCGCCACCGCCGGCCTCAACCGGCTGGGCCGCTCGGCCGAGATCAGCGAGCACCTGGCGCCCGAACTGATGCTCCCGGCCCCCGGCCAGGGTGCGCTGGCCATCGAGTGCCGTGCCGACGACCCCGAACTGGCCGCCGCCCTCGGCGCGCTCGACCACGCCCCCACGCGTGCCGCCGTCGTCGCCGAGCGCGCGCTGCTGGCCGCGCTGGAGGCCGGCTGCTCGGCTCCGGTCGCCGCACTGGCACAGCTGAGCGAAGAGAACGAACTGCGGCTGGAGGGTGTCGTCGGCTCCGTCGACGGTGCCACCCTGCTGACGATGTCCACCACTGGCCCGCTCGCGACCGACGAGACGGCCGAACGGCAGGCGCGGGCCCTGGGCCACGCGCTGGCCGCCCGGCTGCTCGACGGCGGAGCGGCCGGTCTGATGGGGGAGCGAGTGCGATGA
- a CDS encoding rodlet layer protein, whose amino-acid sequence MIKKTLASVGLVAAAMAAGVTPAMAIGNADGSAASLSGNGGTNNTGTWGNHSPNFHFLDNTNICLPEIHHVQVGLVPVQADVPVGNQQLHQVCNQGQPTQSNGDGVASHLIG is encoded by the coding sequence ATGATCAAGAAGACCCTGGCCTCCGTCGGCCTGGTGGCCGCCGCGATGGCCGCCGGCGTCACCCCGGCGATGGCGATCGGCAACGCGGACGGCTCCGCGGCCTCGCTCTCCGGCAACGGCGGCACCAACAACACCGGCACCTGGGGCAACCACAGCCCCAACTTCCACTTCCTGGACAACACCAACATCTGCCTGCCGGAGATCCACCACGTCCAGGTCGGCCTCGTGCCGGTCCAGGCGGACGTGCCGGTCGGAAACCAGCAGCTGCACCAGGTCTGCAACCAGGGTCAGCCCACCCAGAGCAACGGCGACGGTGTCGCCTCGCACCTGATCGGCTGA